Proteins from one Impatiens glandulifera chromosome 2, dImpGla2.1, whole genome shotgun sequence genomic window:
- the LOC124926193 gene encoding eukaryotic translation initiation factor 3 subunit F-like, giving the protein MAFSNQTILQLPQFSTSVSAKVHPLVIFNICDCFVRRPDQTDRVIGTLLGSVLPDGTIDIRNSYAVPHNESSDQVALDIDYHHNMLSSHQKVNSKEVIVGWFSTGFGVTGGSALIHEFYSREVTNPIHLTVDTGFKTGEASIKAFVSVNLSLGDQQLATQFQEIPLDLRMVEAERVGFDVLKTTSVDKLPNDLEGMEASMQHLLALIDEVYKYVDDVADGRIAPDNDIGRFISETVATIPKFSSQACDKLVNDSLQDNLLLLYLSSIMRTQLSLAEKLNTAVHAL; this is encoded by the exons atggctTTCAGCAATCAGACGATTCTACAGCTTCCTCAATTTTCAACAAGCGTTTCAGCGAAGGTTCACCCTCTCGTTATCTTCAATATATGTGATTGCTTTGTCCGTCGTCCTGATCAAACCGACCGAGTCATCGGAACTCTCCTTGGATCCGTCCTTCCCGATGGTACCATTGATATTCGAAACTCTTACGCCGTTCCTCACAACGAATCATCGGATCAG GTTGCATTGGATATAGATTATCATCATAATATGTTGTCATCCCACCAGAAGGTGAATTCAAAAGAAGTTATTGTTGGATG GTTTTCAACTGGGTTTGGAGTGACAGGAGGTAGTGCATTGATCCATGAATTTTACTCGAGGGAGGTTACAAATCCAATTCATCTGACTGTTGATACTGGATTTAAGACTGGAGAGGCTAGCATCAAAGCTTTTGTTTCAGTTAACTTGTCTCTGGGAGATCAGCAACTTGCCACACAGTTTCAAGAAATCCCATTAGATTTACGCATGGTTGAAGCTGAAAGAGTTGGCT TTGATGTTCTGAAGACCACATCGGTGGACAAACTACCTAATGATTTGGAAGGAATGGAAGCATCTATGCAACACTTGCTTGCACTGATAGACGAAGTATACAAATACGTTGATGACGTGGCG GATGGAAGAATTGCACCTGATAACGACATAGGGAGATTTATATCGGAAACTGTGGCTACCATCCCCAAATTCTCATCTCAAGCTTGTGACAAGCTTGTCAATGATAGTTTGCAG GACAATTTATTGTTGCTCTATTTGTCGAGTATCATGAGAACGCAACTCAGTTTGGCAGAGAAGTTGAATACCGCCGTCCATGCACTGTGA